A genomic stretch from Schaalia odontolytica includes:
- a CDS encoding FHA domain-containing protein FhaB/FipA, whose protein sequence is MTTDLAFTVFRIGFLVLLWLLVLAAVNTLRRDIFGTVVTPRGKGRDKATSRRKASHDKRKDKKRTSSNPLAPKDLLVTGGPLVGTMLPLGEAPIVIGRSPACTLVLEDEYASSRHAALTPQSDGWWIEDLSSRNGTFIDDERLSTPRQLKIGDVIRIGQTTLELVG, encoded by the coding sequence GTGACCACCGACCTCGCATTCACTGTCTTCCGCATCGGGTTCCTGGTGCTCCTGTGGCTCCTCGTACTCGCGGCTGTCAACACCCTGCGACGCGATATCTTCGGCACCGTCGTCACCCCGCGCGGAAAGGGACGCGACAAGGCCACGTCACGCCGTAAAGCCTCCCACGACAAGCGCAAGGACAAGAAGCGCACCTCCTCGAACCCGCTGGCCCCCAAGGATCTCCTGGTGACCGGCGGCCCGCTCGTTGGCACCATGCTGCCACTCGGCGAAGCCCCCATCGTCATCGGCCGCTCCCCCGCGTGCACCCTCGTGCTCGAAGACGAGTACGCCTCCAGCCGCCACGCGGCCCTGACCCCCCAGTCCGACGGCTGGTGGATCGAAGACCTCTCCAGCCGAAACGGCACCTTCATCGACGACGAACGACTGAGCACACCGCGTCAGCTCAAGATCGGTGACGTCATCCGTATCGGCCAGACGACTCTCGAATTGGTGGGTTGA
- a CDS encoding PP2C family protein-serine/threonine phosphatase, whose amino-acid sequence MSGNAVQFHYAARSDVGLVRSNNQDSGYAGSNLLVLADGMGGPAGGDIASSVALAHLVPLDTDSHPADSMLPLLREALLDAHEELTDRSSRDRDLEGLGTTCIALMRSGNRLAMVHIGDSRAYVLRGDTLTQVTTDHSFVQYLVDTGQITPEEAEHHPNRNVVLKILGDAQADVAPDETIREAVVGDRWMLCSDGLSGLVSPETIGRVMADIDDPGECAEELIRLALLGGGPDNITCVIADIVSAGTFPPAPPQIVGAAAIDRNAKSRGGDGAAARAAALGSSSSDIVSDKDEAPIDLKPRSSWWTPVFISLVTVLVVAASWLSWKWTQTQYYAIGQDGYVVIYQGIPQAIGPWQLSHAVEVSNVALADLSPVDRQRLDTPVLRSSRADIDSYIEGLRRSVADKVSSPSSSTSQSGMPQSGTPQSGEQSGGDS is encoded by the coding sequence ATGTCAGGAAACGCCGTTCAATTCCACTACGCTGCCCGCTCCGACGTGGGCCTCGTACGTTCCAACAACCAAGATTCCGGCTACGCCGGCTCAAACCTCCTCGTCCTCGCCGACGGTATGGGCGGCCCCGCGGGCGGCGACATCGCCTCCTCGGTCGCCCTCGCGCACCTCGTGCCCCTCGACACGGACTCGCACCCGGCCGACTCGATGCTGCCCCTGCTGCGCGAGGCACTCCTCGACGCGCACGAGGAACTCACCGACCGCTCGAGCCGCGACCGCGACCTCGAGGGCCTCGGCACCACCTGCATTGCGCTCATGCGCAGCGGCAACCGCCTCGCCATGGTTCACATCGGCGACTCGCGCGCCTACGTGTTGCGCGGCGACACGCTCACGCAGGTCACGACCGACCACTCCTTCGTGCAGTACCTGGTCGACACCGGCCAGATCACGCCCGAGGAAGCTGAACACCACCCCAACCGCAACGTCGTCCTGAAGATCCTCGGCGATGCGCAGGCCGACGTCGCCCCCGACGAGACGATCCGCGAGGCCGTCGTCGGCGACCGCTGGATGCTGTGCTCTGACGGCCTGTCCGGCCTCGTCTCCCCCGAGACAATCGGCCGGGTCATGGCCGACATCGACGATCCGGGTGAGTGCGCCGAAGAGCTGATCCGCCTGGCCCTTCTGGGCGGCGGCCCCGACAACATCACGTGCGTCATCGCGGACATCGTTTCCGCCGGCACGTTCCCGCCCGCTCCCCCGCAGATCGTCGGTGCCGCGGCCATCGACCGCAACGCCAAGTCACGCGGAGGCGACGGCGCGGCTGCACGCGCTGCCGCCCTGGGTTCCTCCTCCTCGGACATCGTTTCCGACAAGGACGAGGCCCCCATCGACCTCAAGCCCCGTTCCTCCTGGTGGACCCCCGTGTTCATCTCGCTGGTGACGGTCCTCGTCGTCGCGGCCTCGTGGCTGTCGTGGAAGTGGACGCAGACCCAGTACTACGCGATCGGCCAGGACGGGTACGTCGTCATCTACCAGGGCATTCCTCAGGCGATCGGCCCGTGGCAGCTGTCGCACGCGGTCGAGGTCTCGAATGTCGCCCTCGCTGACCTGTCCCCCGTCGACCGCCAGCGCCTCGACACGCCAGTGCTGCGTTCCTCGCGCGCCGACATTGACTCCTACATCGAGGGCCTCAGGCGCTCTGTGGCCGACAAGGTCTCATCCCCCTCGTCCTCGACGAGCCAGTCGGGCATGCCCCAGTCCGGCACGCCCCAGTCAGGGGAGCAGAGCGGGGGCGACTCCTAA
- a CDS encoding FtsW/RodA/SpoVE family cell cycle protein: protein MATVSIAPARPRRFLELTLMGLALAIGIAGYVLTSLNYTGAIPPNLLTQVGVLVVLAIIAEVGVHFLAPYADPVILPVAVALTGLGLAMIYRLDLSYARRDEPVVGFRQALFVGIAIVIAAIILIALRDHRMLRRYTYTFGALSLFLLLLPMIPGLGQETFGARVWIHLGPISVQPGELVKITLAIFFAGYLVTNRDNLAIGGRRFLGMRLPRARDLGPIMVVWLIGIAILVLQRDLGTSLLFFGLFVAMLYVATNRVSWLVIGFTLFVPAVLVAVKSFSHVQTRFNIWLNALDPEVYENGSYQLVQGLFGQASGGLMGTGWGRGYPQLVPLANSDFILSSFAEELGLTGTAAILVLYLILIERGLRAALTVHDGFGKLLATGLSFSLAIQLFVVLGGITRIIPLTGLTAPFLAAGGSSMVSSWITVALLIRVSDAARRPASTPAPWNSGVQPAVGVGE from the coding sequence ATGGCTACCGTATCGATCGCGCCCGCCCGGCCTCGCCGCTTCCTCGAGCTGACCCTCATGGGGTTGGCTCTGGCGATCGGCATCGCCGGCTACGTGCTCACGTCGCTGAACTACACCGGGGCAATCCCCCCGAACCTGCTGACGCAGGTCGGCGTGCTCGTTGTGCTCGCCATCATCGCCGAGGTCGGCGTGCACTTCCTCGCACCCTACGCGGACCCGGTCATCCTGCCGGTCGCGGTCGCTCTGACGGGCCTCGGGCTGGCGATGATCTACCGGCTCGACCTGTCCTACGCCCGCAGGGACGAACCCGTGGTGGGATTCCGCCAGGCGCTGTTCGTGGGCATCGCAATCGTTATCGCTGCGATCATTTTGATCGCGCTGCGCGACCACCGCATGCTGCGCAGGTACACCTACACCTTCGGTGCCCTGTCACTGTTCCTGCTTCTTTTGCCGATGATTCCGGGCCTGGGCCAGGAGACTTTCGGCGCGCGCGTGTGGATTCATCTGGGCCCCATCTCTGTCCAGCCCGGCGAGCTCGTGAAAATCACGCTGGCGATCTTCTTCGCCGGATACCTCGTGACCAACCGCGACAACCTGGCGATCGGCGGCCGAAGGTTCCTCGGGATGCGCCTGCCGCGCGCACGCGATCTCGGCCCGATCATGGTCGTGTGGCTGATCGGCATCGCGATCCTCGTGCTGCAGCGTGACCTCGGCACATCGCTGCTCTTCTTCGGCCTCTTCGTCGCAATGCTGTACGTCGCAACGAACCGCGTGTCGTGGCTCGTCATCGGCTTCACGCTCTTCGTTCCAGCCGTCCTCGTGGCGGTGAAGTCCTTCAGCCACGTGCAGACGCGCTTCAACATCTGGCTCAACGCCCTCGACCCCGAGGTATACGAGAACGGGTCTTACCAGCTCGTCCAGGGCCTGTTTGGTCAAGCTTCCGGAGGCCTCATGGGCACCGGTTGGGGCCGCGGCTACCCGCAGCTGGTGCCGCTGGCGAACTCGGACTTCATCCTGTCCTCCTTCGCCGAAGAGCTGGGGCTGACCGGCACGGCCGCCATCCTGGTCCTGTACCTGATCCTCATCGAGCGCGGACTGCGCGCGGCACTGACGGTGCACGACGGTTTCGGCAAGCTCCTGGCGACCGGCCTAAGCTTCTCGCTGGCCATTCAGCTCTTCGTGGTGCTCGGCGGCATCACACGCATCATTCCTCTGACCGGCCTGACGGCCCCGTTCCTGGCGGCAGGTGGCTCGTCGATGGTGTCCTCGTGGATCACCGTCGCCCTGCTGATCCGCGTGTCGGACGCAGCCAGGCGCCCGGCCTCAACCCCCGCGCCGTGGAACTCGGGAGTCCAACCGGCCGTAGGAGTGGGTGAGTAA
- a CDS encoding peptidoglycan D,D-transpeptidase FtsI family protein produces MNNQIRKIFIIVLLMFALLGVGVTNTQFVSASSLNADARNQRTILHAAETDRGPIIVEKTAIASSEREDDSKRYARSYSEGPLYASVTGYFSSVGNTSTGIEAAEEDVLDGQSQTLLGQRLRNLLTGQNRQGGGVELTLNADMQKAAAEALANRKGAVVALDAKTGSVLAMYSAPTFDPNQLASSDAGAVSDAFSTLSSDPSNPLLNRAISERYAPGSTFKVLTTIALLENGLAEPETHLSSPVSTTLPGTATEVSNIESSTCGDGNPTLTEAFARSCNTTFVLASEQLTNQQLTDVTNRFGFGRESQIPLSVTPSVFPADADAAQLAMSSIGQYTVQTTPLQMAQVAQTIANEGQMMTPFLINSIVDADNQVVRTTTPTDGGRPISAETASKLRAMMEAVVSQPYGTGTTMALPNVSVAAKTGTAETGDGDRANAWAIGFAPADNPQIAFAVLVEGDDTDPTPHGGDVAGPIARAVLEAGLR; encoded by the coding sequence ATGAACAATCAGATTCGCAAGATTTTCATCATCGTCCTGCTGATGTTCGCCCTACTCGGCGTGGGCGTCACGAACACGCAGTTCGTCTCCGCATCCTCGCTCAACGCCGACGCACGCAACCAGCGCACGATCCTGCACGCGGCCGAAACCGACCGCGGCCCGATCATCGTCGAAAAGACGGCGATTGCCTCCTCCGAACGCGAAGACGATTCTAAGCGCTACGCGCGTTCCTACTCCGAAGGTCCCCTGTATGCCTCGGTCACCGGCTACTTCTCGTCCGTCGGCAACACGTCGACCGGAATCGAAGCCGCCGAAGAGGACGTGCTGGACGGCCAGTCGCAGACGCTGCTCGGCCAGCGTCTGCGTAACCTCCTGACTGGACAGAACCGCCAGGGTGGGGGCGTGGAACTCACGCTCAACGCGGACATGCAGAAGGCAGCGGCCGAGGCGCTCGCTAACCGCAAGGGTGCCGTCGTGGCTCTCGACGCGAAGACCGGCTCGGTTCTGGCCATGTACTCCGCTCCGACCTTCGACCCGAACCAGCTCGCCTCCTCCGACGCGGGCGCGGTCTCGGACGCATTCTCCACGCTCTCCTCGGACCCCAGCAACCCGCTGCTCAACCGCGCGATCTCCGAGCGATACGCGCCCGGATCGACGTTCAAGGTCCTCACGACGATCGCCCTGCTCGAAAACGGCCTCGCCGAACCTGAGACTCATTTGTCTTCGCCCGTTTCCACGACCTTGCCCGGAACCGCGACCGAGGTCTCCAACATCGAGTCCTCGACCTGCGGCGACGGCAATCCCACACTCACAGAGGCCTTCGCCCGATCGTGCAACACGACCTTCGTCCTGGCCTCCGAGCAGCTGACGAACCAGCAGCTCACCGACGTCACGAACCGATTCGGCTTCGGCCGCGAGTCACAGATCCCGCTGTCCGTGACCCCCTCCGTTTTCCCGGCTGACGCCGATGCCGCGCAGCTCGCCATGAGCTCGATCGGGCAGTACACGGTCCAGACGACGCCCCTGCAGATGGCTCAAGTCGCCCAAACGATCGCCAACGAGGGACAGATGATGACGCCGTTCCTCATCAATTCGATTGTCGACGCGGACAACCAGGTCGTTCGCACGACCACCCCCACGGATGGTGGACGCCCCATCTCCGCGGAGACGGCCTCAAAGCTGCGCGCCATGATGGAAGCCGTCGTGTCACAGCCCTACGGCACGGGCACGACGATGGCGCTCCCGAACGTATCCGTGGCCGCCAAGACCGGCACCGCTGAGACCGGCGACGGGGACCGCGCTAACGCGTGGGCCATCGGTTTTGCGCCCGCGGACAATCCGCAGATCGCTTTCGCCGTCCTCGTCGAGGGCGACGACACCGACCCCACCCCGCACGGTGGCGACGTGGCCGGCCCGATCGCTCGGGCTGTCCTGGAAGCGGGGCTCAGGTGA
- a CDS encoding protein kinase domain-containing protein, with amino-acid sequence MTSGAGRVLGGRYTLLTPIAQGGMGEVWKARDRVSGHIVAAKVLRPELAGEELSLSRLRLEARNSMSISHPNIANTQDSGQEDGIGWIIMELVDGYPLTDYLRGGSRIEPEYLMPILIQVAMALGAAARAGVVHRDIKPANILVRPDGMVKLTDFGISRATGQVNLTAAGMVMGTAQYLPPEQAMGEVATPIGDLYALGVIAYEAAAGRRPFTGETQVDIAFAHVNDPVPPLPDFVPEPLADVILHLLEKDPAKRPESGSAAVREIAAAAKAMGISVTPRPLPLPKAAQRPAEVRTPVQPSVPIVAPVRHLRRRTLPEDMLQPPSGLTPKVRTTTGRHAAVPVLDEATTIAPSSSAIPVTGRHAAVPRVLDEAEVLPTSRPLSAPTQGSPAVAAQASSSTAPASEDRRAALAERLRQRAERRQAEDAAEAERRARLAREEEERRQRELEEARTRREAELAQRKAAQRNTPAIPQPRSEQPRRDKANQGSSPRATTGSTPRVYGTVPQPRSANPSSRPRRSVYEPRPDMTTRGPRWHALDARSALGTRPPAKTTYSRSVVAPPIPPSRQIIRAAVVAIIVIALIALSAITIKYMLGSLIQPSAGAHITEEVRTWQSPWPTV; translated from the coding sequence ATGACGTCAGGTGCCGGGCGAGTGCTCGGCGGTCGCTACACGCTGCTCACCCCGATCGCTCAGGGCGGCATGGGCGAGGTCTGGAAGGCCCGAGACCGGGTGAGCGGACACATCGTCGCCGCGAAGGTTCTTCGTCCCGAGCTTGCCGGCGAAGAGCTCTCCCTGTCGCGCCTGCGCCTCGAGGCCCGCAACTCGATGTCGATTTCCCACCCGAACATCGCGAACACACAGGATTCGGGCCAGGAGGACGGCATAGGCTGGATCATTATGGAGCTCGTCGACGGCTACCCGCTGACGGACTACCTGCGCGGCGGCTCGCGCATAGAGCCAGAGTACCTCATGCCGATCCTCATCCAGGTCGCCATGGCACTGGGTGCCGCGGCGCGCGCTGGCGTCGTCCACCGCGACATCAAGCCCGCAAACATCCTTGTTCGCCCTGATGGCATGGTGAAGCTGACTGACTTCGGTATCTCGCGTGCCACCGGCCAGGTCAACCTGACTGCCGCGGGCATGGTTATGGGCACCGCCCAGTACCTGCCGCCGGAACAGGCTATGGGTGAGGTCGCCACCCCCATCGGTGACCTCTACGCCCTCGGCGTCATTGCCTACGAGGCAGCGGCCGGGCGACGTCCGTTCACGGGTGAAACTCAGGTGGACATTGCGTTCGCACACGTCAACGACCCCGTGCCGCCCCTCCCCGACTTCGTTCCCGAACCTCTCGCCGACGTCATCTTGCACCTGCTGGAAAAGGATCCCGCAAAGCGCCCCGAGTCCGGGTCGGCCGCCGTCCGCGAGATCGCCGCAGCCGCCAAAGCCATGGGCATCTCCGTCACTCCTCGCCCCCTCCCCCTGCCGAAGGCCGCACAGCGCCCCGCGGAGGTCCGCACCCCCGTCCAGCCCTCGGTGCCGATCGTCGCGCCGGTTCGCCACCTGAGGCGCCGCACACTACCCGAGGACATGCTGCAGCCTCCCTCAGGGCTCACCCCCAAGGTGCGCACCACCACGGGTCGACATGCCGCTGTTCCTGTCCTGGACGAGGCGACGACGATCGCGCCATCTTCCTCGGCGATCCCGGTCACGGGCCGCCACGCCGCTGTCCCACGCGTCCTCGACGAGGCCGAAGTCCTTCCGACCTCCCGCCCCCTCTCCGCGCCCACACAGGGCTCTCCGGCCGTGGCCGCGCAAGCATCCTCGTCTACTGCCCCCGCGTCTGAGGACCGCCGCGCCGCCCTTGCCGAGCGTCTGCGCCAGCGCGCGGAGCGCCGCCAGGCCGAAGACGCCGCAGAAGCGGAGCGCCGCGCGCGCCTCGCCCGCGAAGAAGAAGAACGGCGTCAGCGTGAACTCGAAGAAGCACGTACCCGCCGCGAGGCCGAGCTGGCACAGCGCAAGGCCGCGCAGCGCAACACTCCCGCCATCCCCCAGCCCCGCTCCGAGCAGCCTCGCCGCGATAAGGCAAACCAGGGCTCGTCACCGCGCGCCACAACCGGCTCGACGCCCCGCGTCTACGGGACTGTCCCCCAGCCTCGGAGCGCCAATCCGTCGTCTCGTCCACGCCGATCCGTGTACGAGCCTCGACCCGACATGACCACGCGCGGCCCGCGCTGGCACGCGCTCGACGCCCGATCGGCTCTCGGGACGCGCCCGCCGGCCAAGACCACATACTCGCGCAGCGTGGTCGCACCACCCATCCCACCATCCAGGCAGATCATTCGCGCGGCAGTCGTCGCAATCATCGTGATTGCGCTGATCGCGCTCTCAGCTATTACGATCAAATACATGCTCGGCTCCCTGATTCAACCAAGTGCGGGAGCACACATTACCGAGGAGGTTAGGACATGGCAGAGCCCATGGCCCACCGTCTAG
- the pknB gene encoding Stk1 family PASTA domain-containing Ser/Thr kinase produces MAEPMAHRLAGRYEIRSLIGRGGMAEVHLGFDTRLSRVVAIKMLRRDLAQDSIFQARFRREAQSAASLNHPNIVAVYDTGEEIIEDATGRSIAVPYIVMEYVEGHTVKDLISDGTAVPINEAIEIVSGVLSALQYSHASHLVHRDIKPGNIMLTSEGKVKVMDFGIARALTDSQATMTQTNAVVGTAQYLSPEQARGETVDARSDLYSTGVLLFELLTGRPPFKGDSAVAVAYQHVEQIPPTPSSILSDIPDSLDRVVLKALAKNRDDRYPSAAAMLSDLQRVARGMDVGAPPADSWATEVLPAAGLAGAQTAATTPMAAVAPHTPAPATAATSTSMPAVATADADDDAPSSRKRRTAIIVFLLLAALGIIGGSVWALMRGAAEPETIAVPNVVGLTQAEAKAQIEAAGFTWELNPDKVASDTVNEGSVASTDPTAGTQATKGATVRVTISSGPDSVTLPDNLVGMSPDDARKAVEALGLKWELDSSKVASDTVPEGKVAQTNPSPGSKVKAGQTIRAYLSSGSDEVEVPDLSGMTQDQARSTLKGAGLELGNVTSVDSEKEKDRIVAQDPETGTKVKKGTTVGVSISSGKPAQVEIPTVVGLGREDAEAQLKALGLNVTVEEVAGNQPAGQVLSVEPGEGSKVDKNSTVKLKVSKGEQTGNNGGNNGGNNKRG; encoded by the coding sequence ATGGCAGAGCCCATGGCCCACCGTCTAGCTGGCCGGTACGAGATTCGCTCGCTCATCGGGCGCGGCGGAATGGCCGAAGTCCACCTGGGCTTCGACACTCGTCTCTCGCGCGTCGTCGCCATCAAGATGCTGCGGCGCGACCTGGCGCAGGATTCGATCTTCCAGGCGCGTTTCCGTCGCGAAGCGCAGTCAGCAGCGTCGCTGAATCATCCGAACATCGTCGCCGTCTACGATACCGGCGAGGAGATCATCGAGGACGCGACTGGCCGTTCGATCGCGGTTCCCTACATCGTCATGGAGTACGTGGAGGGACACACGGTCAAGGATCTCATCTCCGACGGCACGGCGGTTCCAATCAACGAGGCCATCGAGATCGTGTCGGGCGTTCTGTCCGCCCTCCAGTACTCGCACGCGAGCCACCTGGTGCACCGCGACATCAAGCCCGGCAACATCATGCTGACGTCGGAGGGCAAGGTCAAGGTCATGGACTTTGGCATCGCCCGCGCTCTCACGGACTCGCAGGCCACCATGACGCAGACGAACGCCGTCGTGGGCACCGCCCAGTACCTCTCCCCGGAACAGGCTCGCGGCGAGACCGTCGATGCGCGTTCCGACCTGTACTCGACGGGTGTCCTGCTCTTCGAACTGCTGACGGGCCGCCCGCCCTTTAAGGGCGACTCTGCCGTTGCCGTCGCGTACCAGCACGTCGAGCAGATCCCGCCCACGCCCTCGTCGATCCTGTCCGACATTCCGGACTCCCTCGACCGCGTGGTGCTCAAGGCCCTGGCTAAGAACCGCGACGACCGCTACCCGAGCGCCGCCGCGATGCTCTCCGACCTGCAGCGCGTCGCCCGCGGAATGGACGTGGGTGCCCCGCCAGCGGACTCGTGGGCCACCGAGGTTCTACCTGCCGCCGGCTTGGCTGGTGCCCAGACCGCTGCGACCACGCCGATGGCCGCCGTTGCCCCGCACACCCCCGCCCCGGCCACGGCGGCGACATCCACGTCGATGCCCGCGGTCGCCACAGCGGACGCGGACGACGACGCCCCGAGTTCCCGCAAGCGCCGCACGGCAATCATCGTCTTCCTGCTGCTCGCCGCGCTTGGCATCATCGGTGGATCGGTGTGGGCCCTCATGCGGGGTGCCGCCGAACCCGAGACGATCGCGGTCCCCAACGTTGTCGGCCTCACCCAGGCCGAAGCGAAGGCGCAGATCGAAGCTGCCGGCTTCACCTGGGAACTCAACCCCGACAAGGTCGCCTCCGACACCGTGAACGAGGGCTCCGTGGCCTCGACCGACCCGACGGCCGGCACACAGGCTACGAAGGGCGCAACTGTGCGCGTCACCATCTCCTCCGGCCCCGATTCGGTGACCCTGCCCGACAACCTTGTCGGCATGAGTCCCGACGACGCCCGTAAGGCCGTCGAGGCCCTCGGCCTGAAGTGGGAGCTTGACAGCAGCAAGGTTGCCTCCGACACCGTCCCCGAAGGCAAGGTTGCACAGACCAACCCCTCCCCCGGTTCGAAGGTGAAGGCTGGACAGACGATACGCGCATACCTGTCCTCCGGCTCCGACGAGGTGGAGGTCCCCGACCTGTCGGGCATGACCCAGGACCAGGCACGCAGCACCCTCAAGGGTGCCGGCCTGGAGCTGGGCAACGTGACGAGCGTGGACTCCGAGAAGGAGAAGGACCGCATCGTCGCGCAGGACCCCGAGACCGGAACGAAGGTCAAGAAGGGCACCACCGTCGGCGTGTCCATCTCGAGCGGTAAGCCCGCTCAGGTGGAGATTCCCACCGTCGTCGGCTTGGGCCGTGAAGACGCCGAGGCGCAGCTGAAGGCTCTCGGCCTGAACGTCACCGTCGAGGAAGTCGCGGGCAACCAGCCCGCCGGCCAGGTCCTGTCCGTCGAGCCCGGTGAGGGCTCGAAGGTCGACAAGAACTCCACCGTGAAGCTCAAGGTGTCGAAAGGTGAACAAACCGGCAACAACGGCGGCAACAACGGCGGGAACAACAAGCGGGGCTGA
- a CDS encoding glutamine amidotransferase-related protein — protein sequence MDAGEGATASYTKGLAMVRILCVDNYDSFVFTIVGYLRHLGATVDVVRNDVVDPEWFEAGYDGVLISPGPGDPKSAGASLQTIADCASHGVPMLGVCLGHQSLGELFGATVGHAPELMHGKTSVITHDGRGVFEGVPSPLTVTRYHSLTIDPATMPDELEVSATTDSGIIMGVRHRSLPLEGVQFHPESVTTQSGHLMFANWLTACGDTAARERAASLKPVVAERFKL from the coding sequence ATGGATGCCGGAGAAGGGGCCACGGCCTCGTACACGAAGGGACTGGCGATGGTACGAATCCTCTGCGTCGACAACTACGACTCGTTCGTCTTCACGATCGTGGGCTACCTGCGCCATCTGGGTGCCACCGTGGATGTCGTGCGCAACGATGTCGTGGATCCCGAGTGGTTCGAGGCCGGCTACGACGGTGTTCTCATCTCCCCCGGCCCCGGGGACCCCAAGAGCGCCGGAGCCTCCCTGCAGACCATCGCTGACTGCGCGTCTCATGGTGTGCCGATGCTGGGCGTGTGCCTGGGACACCAGTCTCTCGGTGAGCTGTTCGGCGCGACAGTCGGGCACGCACCCGAACTCATGCACGGCAAGACCTCCGTCATCACGCACGACGGGCGAGGCGTGTTCGAAGGAGTCCCCTCGCCGCTGACCGTCACCCGCTACCACTCGCTGACGATCGACCCGGCGACGATGCCCGATGAACTTGAGGTCTCCGCGACCACCGACTCCGGTATCATCATGGGTGTGCGCCACCGCTCCCTGCCCCTCGAGGGCGTCCAGTTCCACCCCGAGTCCGTTACGACCCAGTCCGGGCACCTCATGTTCGCCAACTGGCTGACCGCCTGCGGCGATACCGCAGCTCGGGAGCGGGCCGCGTCCCTGAAGCCCGTCGTCGCGGAGCGTTTCAAGCTGTAG
- a CDS encoding class E sortase has product MGEHVAPASPTSKKRSNIFWNIVGVVGELLITFALVIGLFSVWQLYWTTYEVSGQVSQTIASYEEEHQPSKRALGEVRTDDPPAFEREVGDGEVYGLIHVPTWDWMKIPLAEGTTSYVLDQGWAGHYDMTTQPGGVGNFSVAGHRRTYGNNFRWIDRLTQGDKVVVEVDDHYLVYSMVSSEIIDATDPTQMRVVAPVIDDVSWSETPTERWMTMTTCHPEYGNWQRYIVHLKFESWTPKDTGVPAELVDEPTN; this is encoded by the coding sequence ATGGGTGAACACGTCGCCCCAGCCTCGCCGACAAGCAAAAAGCGCTCCAACATCTTCTGGAACATCGTCGGTGTGGTTGGCGAACTGCTCATTACCTTCGCCCTCGTCATCGGGCTTTTCTCCGTCTGGCAGCTGTACTGGACGACCTACGAGGTCTCCGGGCAGGTCTCCCAGACCATCGCCTCGTACGAAGAAGAACACCAGCCTTCCAAGCGTGCCCTCGGCGAAGTCCGCACCGATGATCCACCCGCCTTCGAACGCGAAGTCGGCGACGGCGAGGTATACGGCCTCATCCACGTGCCGACCTGGGACTGGATGAAGATTCCGCTCGCGGAAGGCACCACCTCCTACGTTCTCGACCAGGGATGGGCCGGCCACTACGACATGACCACCCAGCCTGGCGGCGTCGGTAACTTCTCCGTTGCCGGCCACCGCCGTACCTACGGCAACAACTTCCGTTGGATCGATCGCCTTACCCAGGGCGACAAGGTCGTCGTGGAAGTCGACGACCACTACCTCGTCTACTCGATGGTCTCCTCCGAGATCATCGACGCCACCGACCCCACGCAGATGCGGGTTGTTGCCCCCGTTATCGACGACGTTTCCTGGTCCGAAACACCCACGGAACGCTGGATGACCATGACGACCTGCCACCCCGAGTACGGCAACTGGCAGCGCTACATCGTCCACCTTAAGTTCGAATCCTGGACCCCCAAGGACACGGGCGTCCCCGCCGAACTCGTCGACGAACCCACGAACTGA
- a CDS encoding DUF881 domain-containing protein, protein MHARSVRHIAGVLAVTVASGLLFSVSALHERTSPAATSDLSTLVRNRQEQVRVLENEVSGLDAQIQAFSSAAPQSGTPDEDAFTARSTRPVSGPGVQITLSDAPPGQIPAGATPNDLVIHQQDIEDTMNALWSGGAEAMTVQGVRVTSRTVIRCIGNVILVDGTSYSPPYVIQAIGDPATLRATVTASPRMVNYQAYVTKYGLGWDMQTKDSLSFAPATTSLTVNYATVEETNG, encoded by the coding sequence ATGCACGCACGCAGCGTCCGCCACATCGCAGGCGTCCTCGCCGTGACCGTCGCCTCCGGCCTCCTCTTCTCCGTCTCCGCGCTCCACGAACGCACAAGCCCCGCTGCCACATCCGACCTGTCGACCCTCGTGCGCAACCGCCAGGAACAAGTCAGAGTCCTCGAAAACGAGGTCTCCGGGCTCGATGCGCAGATTCAGGCCTTCTCCTCCGCCGCCCCTCAATCAGGCACCCCCGACGAAGATGCGTTCACCGCCCGCTCCACCCGTCCCGTCTCCGGACCCGGCGTCCAAATCACTCTCTCCGACGCGCCCCCCGGGCAAATTCCCGCAGGTGCGACCCCCAACGACCTCGTCATCCACCAGCAGGACATCGAGGACACCATGAACGCCCTGTGGAGTGGCGGCGCCGAGGCCATGACCGTCCAAGGCGTGCGCGTCACCTCCCGCACCGTCATCCGCTGCATCGGCAACGTGATTCTCGTGGACGGCACCAGCTATTCACCACCCTATGTGATCCAAGCAATTGGTGATCCTGCCACTCTGCGCGCGACGGTTACCGCAAGCCCACGTATGGTGAATTACCAGGCCTACGTGACGAAGTACGGCCTCGGGTGGGACATGCAGACCAAAGACTCCCTGAGCTTTGCGCCTGCCACTACCTCTCTGACAGTCAACTATGCAACCGTGGAGGAAACGAATGGGTGA